The DNA sequence AGATTTTTCATTCCAGTGTGCGGTGTGCCTCTTGCGGCTCTCTCAAGATTTTCCTGGAAACTAAATACTAGGTGCTCCTACGTCCACTTGCTTTTCTCCTCTCTATATATCTTTCAATCAACACTTTCTTCTCACAGTTTTGTTCAATCCTCACATCTCTAACAACCCATACAATGGAATCCATTCACATCTGTATCTCAGCTGTTCTTTCTTGGATCCCCTTACTCTCTTCACCCACTATAAACAAATCCACCCAGCTCCCAAATTGATGCACAGAATCTTTCTATTCTTCTATTCCTGTAAATCCCCTTTGAGTTGGAAgtgaaaagagaaagaaagtagattttttttttcctttttctcagTCATGGAAGAGAGGCATGTTCTATTTGACAAGTACGAGATGGGCAGGCTGTTGGGGAAGGGGACTTTTGCTAAGGTCTACTATGGAAAGAACATGGCAACCGGAGAAAGCGTAGCTATCAAAGTAATTAGTAAagatcaagtgaaaaaggaaggGATGATGGAGCAAATCAAGAGAGAAATCTCTGTTATGCGACTTGTTCGACACCCAAATATAGTTGAGCTCAAGGAAGTCTTGGCTACAAAAACCAAGATCTTCTTTATTATGGAATACGTCCGCGGCGGCGAGCTCTTCGCTAAGGTCGCTAGAGGGAAGCTCAAAGAAGATGTTGCTCGCAAGTACTTTCAACAGTTGATTAGCGCAGTCGATTTCTGTCATAGCAGAGGCGTTTCTCACCGAGATTTGAAGCCAGAGAATCTGTTATTAGATGAAAATGGAGATCTCAAAATCTCTGATTTTGGGCTGTCAGCCTTGCCGGAACAATTACTCAACGATGGCCTCCTACACACGCAGTGTGGGACTCCGTCATATGTGGCGCCGGAGGTTCTGAGGAAGAAGGGATACGATGGATTCAAAGCCGATATATGGTCATGTGGGGTAATCCTTTATGTTCTCCTTGCTGGGTTTTTGCCATTTCAAGATGAGAATATGATGAAGATGTATAGAAAGATCTTCAAAGCAGAATTTGAATGTCCGCCATGGTTTTCCAGTGAAGCTAAGCGTTTGATTTCCAGAATACTGGTTGCTGATCCAGAAAGAAGAATCACAATACCAGCCATAATGCGAGTTCCCTGGTTTCGCAAGGGATTTACAAGACCACTAGCTTTTTCCGTCGGAGAAATATCAAACCCAGATAAAAGAGAGGAGGAAGATGAACCTTTATCAACAGTGATGACTAAAGTTTCTTCCCCAAAATTTTTCAACGcttttgagtttatttcttcAATGTCTTCTGGGTTTGATTTGTCGAATCTATTCGAAAATAAGAAGAAAACAGGGTCTATGTTCACCTCCAAATTCTCGGCGAGTGCCATCATGAACAAAATTGAAGGAATTGCAAAAGGGTTAAATTTTAAGGTATCCAAGGTCAAAGATTTCAAAATGAAATTGCAAGGCCTGTCGGAGGGGAGGAAAGGGAGGCTGTCCGTCACAGCCGAGGTGTTCGAGGTAGCTCCGGAGGTCGCAGTCGTGGAATTCTCCAAGTCCGCCGGCGATACTTTGGAGTATGCGAAGTTTTGTGAACAAGATGTTAGGCCTGCATTGAAAGACATTGTCTGGACATGGCAAGGCGACACCGTTTGCAACAGCAACAGCGCTGGCGGTGGAGAATCTGAAAATCAAACGATATTATAGAAGGGCTACTaatctttattataattaaaattagggtttttgtttttcttttttggctTGACCTTTTCCTTGTGGCCCATGGAGTGGATATAGGTTTTCGGTTTTTGATTTGTAATCTGTAAATAAGCTGTGATTAGCAAGTTAATGCAGAGATTTGGATACAAAGAAAATCGGATTTcttattacttttaaaaataattcaaagaaGCCCCTTACCATGTCAAATCCCAGCATATTTACATATATATCCAACCAATGACAAACCCTCAACATGtgtttttatgtaaaaactTTTATGTTCTTAAACGAAAGTCActcatttgaaaaataaaagggaaattccttttctatcttttttatatataaaaataagctGGTTTTAttggcctttctttgcatgGAGCAGGAGATGGTTTCTTCTTTTTAAATAATGGGTTCCTACCACCTCTAGAATTTTTTGGTTTTCGGAATACCACCTCTGCTTGAGGAGGATAGCTGGTCTGAGTGCATGATTACTCTTAGAATCTTACGCTATTTGTTTGTTGGATGCGGGCCTTAAGGCTTCAAAATAGAAAGTTGAGAGCTTTGCATCTAATGCCTTACATAAATGGAGTTTGATCTTTGGGAATGCGATTACTGGGATCGACTTTAAACATGGTGTTTGAGATCTCAAATCTACGAGGcaataattgaaattatttcttattttggAAACAGGGTAATAATTGAAGTTGAAACTCGATGATGGCAAAACGTAGCAATCAAAGAATTTAAAACGGGAGATCCCTGACCAATGAAGCTGTGCCAAACGCAGAAACTAGAATCTCAAATGCTCCGCTTGGCGTCTTTTATCTGCGTCTTCTTTAAGCTTCACCCCACCACAAGTAAACGCGTTTTCTCTACCCATGCGTCCAATTGGTATTGGACCTCTTATTACCGCAATTTATAGTGATttagtataataaataaatattttatatatatataaatttgaattctaaatatacaaatttttaaaatttaaaaggaaatattttatatttttaataaatttatttgatatgAATTCAGTTGGTAGAATAAGtatattttagatattaaatatttataaagatattattcgttgagaaatatttaatataaaatacagaaaataataataaattacataaATGGGTCCACGCATGTCAATCTAATCTACAAAGTTGAGAAGCCTAAGTAAACAATAACCATTTGCTGGACGGAACTGAAGACTCAAACAAATTAAGCTGTCAATTAATGTAGATAAAGAAGCATTATCAAAGGCAAAAACACCTGCAGGCTTTTAACACCTGGATTAATGCTGATAGAAGCAGCTGCCTCTGGCCTCCGAGGAGCAGCCAAAACACATAACCATAAGAGATTAATCATGAAACTTTGGttggatgatttttttttaagaaaactaATGAAGGATATCCAAGTGGCATTCATTTATAAGagaattagattaattagtacACAGACAGCAAAATCCATTGTTAGATTTTATCGGTTTGATGTGAAAGCCATAAACTCACTGAAACTGGATAGAAGCAGTTTCCACagctgatttttattttttttttctttcttccctttattaatagatttttttgagttttccatTGAAATCTCACGGTTCGAGTTTAAACGGATAGAATAAATCTAACAGAAATTACATGTACAATATTGATCAACCAAAGAATTAAAATGAAACTTTTTTAATCTGTAAATTTGTTTTTGCCTATTTAAATTcgctaaaaatattataat is a window from the Manihot esculenta cultivar AM560-2 chromosome 16, M.esculenta_v8, whole genome shotgun sequence genome containing:
- the LOC110603797 gene encoding CBL-interacting serine/threonine-protein kinase 25; the protein is MEERHVLFDKYEMGRLLGKGTFAKVYYGKNMATGESVAIKVISKDQVKKEGMMEQIKREISVMRLVRHPNIVELKEVLATKTKIFFIMEYVRGGELFAKVARGKLKEDVARKYFQQLISAVDFCHSRGVSHRDLKPENLLLDENGDLKISDFGLSALPEQLLNDGLLHTQCGTPSYVAPEVLRKKGYDGFKADIWSCGVILYVLLAGFLPFQDENMMKMYRKIFKAEFECPPWFSSEAKRLISRILVADPERRITIPAIMRVPWFRKGFTRPLAFSVGEISNPDKREEEDEPLSTVMTKVSSPKFFNAFEFISSMSSGFDLSNLFENKKKTGSMFTSKFSASAIMNKIEGIAKGLNFKVSKVKDFKMKLQGLSEGRKGRLSVTAEVFEVAPEVAVVEFSKSAGDTLEYAKFCEQDVRPALKDIVWTWQGDTVCNSNSAGGGESENQTIL